A genomic window from Variovorax paradoxus includes:
- a CDS encoding peroxiredoxin, with product MAIVVNKPIPEFDANATGGLKVSNTSHLGHVLVMYFYPKDNTPGCTTEAMQFRDRYKDFEKAGATVFGVSRDNMKSHDEFKAKLELPFELIADTEEKMCHMFGVVKNKIMYGKKVKGIERSTFLIGADGILKAEWRGLKVPGHVDDVLKAVKALKKAA from the coding sequence ATGGCGATCGTTGTCAACAAACCCATTCCTGAATTCGACGCCAACGCCACGGGCGGCCTCAAGGTCTCGAATACCTCGCATCTCGGCCACGTGCTGGTCATGTATTTTTACCCGAAAGATAACACTCCGGGTTGCACCACCGAAGCCATGCAGTTTCGCGACCGCTACAAGGACTTCGAAAAGGCCGGCGCCACGGTGTTCGGCGTGTCCCGCGACAACATGAAGTCGCACGACGAATTCAAGGCCAAGCTCGAACTGCCCTTCGAGCTCATCGCCGACACGGAAGAAAAGATGTGCCACATGTTCGGCGTGGTCAAGAACAAGATCATGTACGGCAAGAAAGTCAAGGGCATCGAGCGCAGCACCTTCCTGATCGGCGCCGACGGCATCCTGAAGGCCGAATGGCGCGGGCTCAAGGTTCCGGGCCATGTCGACGACGTGCTCAAGGCCGTCAAGGCGCTCAAGAAGGCTGCCTGA
- a CDS encoding Mth938-like domain-containing protein → MKLQPDKSDAQSLTAHGPGWVAINNEKVEGSVVVGSRGERFEWNCSSFDQLGAEHFAQLAALGAELIIFGSGNRIRFPQPAWLKPLMAQRTGVETMDTAAACRTYNILAGEGRHVIAALLVESPAGG, encoded by the coding sequence ATGAAGCTCCAGCCCGACAAATCCGACGCTCAGTCCCTCACCGCACACGGCCCCGGCTGGGTGGCAATCAACAACGAAAAAGTCGAAGGCAGCGTAGTGGTTGGCTCGCGCGGCGAGCGCTTCGAATGGAATTGTTCGAGCTTCGACCAGCTCGGCGCCGAACATTTCGCGCAATTGGCGGCCCTGGGTGCGGAATTGATCATTTTCGGCAGCGGAAACCGCATCCGCTTTCCCCAGCCCGCATGGCTGAAGCCCCTGATGGCGCAGCGCACCGGCGTCGAGACCATGGACACCGCGGCAGCCTGCCGAACCTACAACATCCTGGCCGGAGAAGGCCGGCACGTGATTGCCGCCCTGCTGGTCGAGAGCCCGGCGGGTGGCTGA
- a CDS encoding pyridoxal phosphate-dependent aminotransferase, whose protein sequence is MKQLKKSAKLANVLYDIRGPIMDAAKQMEEDGQKIIKLNIGNLAVFGFDAPEEIQQDMIRNLPTSAGYSDSKGVFAARKAVMHETQKQGIAGVTLDDIYLGNGASELIAMSTNALLNDGDELLLPAPDYPLWTASTSLSGGTPVHYLCDEANGWMPNLDDIRAKITPRTKGIVVINPNNPTGALYSNDLLKSIVAIAREHGLVIFADEVYDKVLYDGVKHTAIASLSTDVLTLTFNSLSKSYRSCGYRAGWLVVSGDKRSAQDYIEGLNMLSNMRLCANVPGQWAIQTALGGYQSINDLVCEGGRLRRQRDLAYELITAIPGVSCVKPSAALYMFPKLDPEVYPIEDDRQFFLELLKETRVMLVQGTGFNWATPDHFRIVFLPHEDDLREAINRIAKFLEQYRLRRKSRS, encoded by the coding sequence TTGAAGCAGCTCAAGAAATCGGCCAAGCTGGCCAACGTTCTTTATGACATCCGCGGTCCCATCATGGACGCCGCCAAGCAGATGGAAGAAGACGGCCAGAAGATCATCAAGCTCAACATCGGCAATCTGGCCGTGTTCGGCTTCGATGCCCCCGAGGAAATCCAGCAGGACATGATCCGCAACCTGCCCACCTCGGCCGGTTACTCTGACAGCAAGGGCGTCTTCGCCGCGCGCAAGGCGGTGATGCACGAGACGCAGAAGCAGGGCATTGCGGGCGTCACCCTCGACGACATCTATCTCGGCAATGGCGCCAGCGAGCTGATTGCCATGTCCACGAACGCGCTGCTCAACGACGGCGACGAACTGCTGCTGCCGGCCCCTGATTACCCGCTGTGGACTGCTTCCACGAGCCTGTCGGGCGGCACGCCGGTGCACTACCTGTGCGACGAGGCCAACGGCTGGATGCCCAACCTCGACGACATCCGCGCCAAGATCACGCCCCGCACCAAGGGCATCGTGGTCATCAACCCGAACAACCCGACCGGCGCGCTGTACTCGAACGACCTGCTCAAGAGCATCGTGGCCATCGCGCGCGAGCATGGTCTCGTGATCTTCGCCGACGAGGTCTACGACAAGGTGCTGTACGACGGCGTCAAGCACACCGCCATTGCCAGCCTGTCGACCGACGTGCTCACGCTCACCTTCAATTCGCTGTCCAAGAGCTACCGTTCGTGCGGCTATCGCGCCGGCTGGCTCGTGGTGTCGGGCGACAAGCGCAGCGCACAGGACTACATCGAGGGCCTGAACATGCTCTCGAACATGCGTTTGTGCGCCAACGTGCCGGGCCAGTGGGCGATCCAGACGGCGCTCGGCGGCTACCAGAGCATCAACGACCTCGTGTGCGAGGGCGGCCGCCTGCGCCGCCAGCGCGACCTGGCCTACGAGCTCATCACCGCCATTCCGGGCGTGAGCTGCGTCAAGCCGAGCGCCGCGCTCTACATGTTCCCCAAGCTCGACCCGGAGGTCTATCCGATCGAGGACGACCGCCAGTTCTTCCTCGAGCTGCTGAAGGAAACCCGCGTGATGCTGGTGCAGGGTACCGGCTTCAACTGGGCCACGCCGGACCACTTTCGCATCGTGTTCCTGCCCCACGAAGACGACCTGCGCGAGGCCATCAACCGCATCGCGAAGTTCCTGGAGCAGTACCGTTTGCGCCGCAAGTCGCGCTCATGA
- a CDS encoding DUF1176 domain-containing protein: MKSACIAAVALSLAALSAGAADKESVSFSHNDWELACDNTRTCRAAGYQPESGASEPVSMLITRKAGPGTAIDIQLQIGDDDGVKGPLRFKVGKATVSGLAAGTASFDDSQVRTVLPELLKGDDATVTANGGKKWTLSLAGLNAVLLKMDEAQGRVGTPGALVRRGNKPESSVLPPVPAPVVNVVVPPKAHPGDDALAARIFPSLKLDSAKEDCNNRDDINAKSLTVSRLTDRKVLLSLGCGMGAYNYSSLLWIANDKPPFAPVSIEANGDFDEKEGSVTSAMKGRGIGDCWSSETWHFNGKDFVRTGSTGDGMCRGFAGGAWTLPRYVSRVVTSTPSATPSKP; encoded by the coding sequence ATGAAATCTGCCTGCATCGCTGCTGTGGCGTTGTCGCTCGCCGCGTTGTCCGCCGGAGCTGCCGACAAGGAGTCCGTCTCGTTCTCGCACAACGACTGGGAGCTGGCCTGCGACAACACGCGCACCTGCCGCGCCGCCGGTTACCAGCCGGAAAGCGGGGCGAGCGAGCCGGTGTCGATGCTCATCACCCGCAAGGCCGGGCCCGGCACGGCAATAGACATCCAGCTGCAGATCGGCGATGACGACGGCGTCAAGGGCCCGCTGCGCTTCAAGGTCGGCAAGGCCACCGTCTCGGGCCTGGCTGCGGGCACCGCCAGCTTCGACGACAGCCAGGTCCGCACCGTCCTGCCCGAACTGCTCAAGGGCGACGACGCCACGGTGACCGCCAACGGCGGCAAGAAGTGGACCCTTTCGCTCGCCGGCCTCAACGCCGTGCTGCTGAAGATGGACGAGGCCCAGGGCCGCGTCGGCACGCCGGGCGCGCTGGTGCGCCGCGGCAACAAGCCCGAGTCTTCGGTGCTGCCGCCGGTGCCGGCCCCTGTCGTGAACGTGGTCGTGCCGCCGAAGGCGCACCCCGGCGACGACGCGCTGGCCGCGCGCATCTTCCCGTCCCTGAAACTGGACAGCGCCAAGGAAGACTGCAACAACCGAGACGACATCAACGCCAAGTCGCTGACCGTCTCGCGCCTGACCGACCGGAAGGTGCTGCTGTCGCTGGGCTGTGGCATGGGCGCCTACAACTATTCCAGCCTGCTCTGGATCGCCAACGACAAGCCGCCCTTCGCGCCGGTGTCCATCGAGGCGAATGGCGACTTCGACGAGAAGGAAGGCAGCGTCACCTCTGCCATGAAAGGCCGAGGCATCGGCGACTGCTGGTCGAGCGAGACCTGGCATTTCAACGGCAAGGACTTCGTGCGCACCGGCTCCACAGGCGACGGCATGTGCCGCGGCTTTGCCGGCGGCGCCTGGACCTTGCCCCGCTACGTCAGCCGCGTCGTGACTTCCACGCCGTCAGCCACCCCATCCAAACCATGA